The sequence below is a genomic window from Ciona intestinalis chromosome 1, KH, whole genome shotgun sequence.
GTTTTCCTGTATATAGACAGTTCATTTACCAATGGTTTAGAACAATGACATAAGAGAACTGTATTGGCCAAAAAGGCACACAGTACGAGTAAGTGCGGCATATTATACTGAAGTCACTTATATATGTGCATATTAGCcgactgtattttaaaaaccaccGTATACCTACTccattttttaacctttttccGAATTTTAGATTTACGCCATTGGTGTTGTACCAGTCAACGAGCGTGGAATTCTCCAAAGAACCCTTACTGACATGACAAATGATATGGATCGGGTTTTTTTAGCACCACCTGGAGACTGGGCAGGCCCGATGTTTGAACGATTGGTGGCTCAGTTTATAAGCGATTTCTGCAACTAATTTTGTCGACAGGCTAAACTATTCATGGAAGAGATGAAACTATCACCTCagttttaatttctatttCTTCGTGTACATTTGATATCATTTAAATTACAACCGTCATTACAATATAACTTGTAGCGCCCACCTAATTTCTATTTATTCACCATGcaaagtaaaaatatgaataaaccaTCTTTCAAACATTAATTTGGTACAGTATAAAGCCGCAATATTGTAATTTTACTGGACAATGATAACACAGATATCTTGGGAACGAAACcgttactttaattttttcggatttttatgtttttgaatCCGCTTGTTTAGCAGAGCACGAAATTCACAGGGGATTTTTTGCCTCAGCGGTTTGTTTTGaaagataatttttaaattttactaaaaacgCTAAGATtcttaattgtaaaaaatgtaatcgtttacacgtttttttaacaaaacattaccAAGTATATATGCGGAAACTGCTTGTAGCCAGCGCACTATATAATATACCCAGTAAATAAAAAGCTTACATTATACAATTCATTTAGCGAGAAAAGTTTGCTTTAGGGTCAAACATGTCTCCAATCCGTCATTCAAAGAGAATACCCCTCGTTAATTTAGACGTGATTGGAATCCGACCTGAGCCAGTTGTTCCTGATGGAGTTTGGATTGAAATACAACCCTGTGCTGCTGGGAATGAAGCTGAGGTTTCtacatttttagtttatactGCTTTTTATTCCTATACTTTTTGACATCACCACACTACTCTACTGTGCTCAATTTttctaatgtttaaaaaaaagggcGCACAGGTTGTTTGCAATCAATACTGACATATTAAACCGTGATAAGTTAACACAAAAATCGTTGCGAATCTGCCCCAAAAATGTAGTCTCAGACCGCAATCCACATAAATATGATTGTAACAAATATCCTTAGCGccaaaataaacttttcagTTTAGTCATCACATTGACTGTAAGACCATGCAAAAACACGCTAGTTTAcagtattatgtatatatatataatatatacagcCTGCTGCTTGCATTAATcttaatttgatattttgtttattctagCACAATGCTTATTTTGAAGAAGAAAGAATAAACGCAACAAACTTGGCCTTAGCTGAGCGATTAATAAAGTTTCAGCGTATTACACAGAAGCGTGTTGTACGTGCTGCTAACTTGCAAAGGAGAAATATAGATCAAGCACAGTCAGAGAAGGTTGGtggttttctatttttgtctttCCTTATGCTGTGATGAGCGgctgaatgtaaattatttaaaaaataacttacattcacAGTTAGGTTATTTCAAATATCCTGTCAAAATGTTACTCAAGAGTTTTTGGACAATGCATAACATAATTTCCTATTGTCTCTCATAATGAATAAAGATTTATGCTTGTGTTTTCCAACTTGACATGTAAAACTAGAAAAACTGACAATGTCCTTGTTGTTGTGGCATATCACCACATGCACATCTAACgcttttgttttatctttcaGATGGAAGAGGAACGCGAGGTCCTCCACAGAAGCGCCTCTGCTGCAGAAAGATCAACTCCGAAGAAAAATCGATGTTCGTACAATGTTAACCCGATAACAATAGATGGAAGTGGAAAAATAACCTCAAGTGCTCAACTCAGTGCTTCTAATACAAAGGTAAAAATGGCATACCAAGGGACCCTTCGTATCTGTGTTTTGGTTGGAGTTGacttattaccccaacacccaaggaGTTTACACCATATGTTGTTGCAAATAGCTATGGAGCTTAGGAGTCATTAGTTGTTTCTGCTTTTTTCTGTCTATAAACTAGATAGCTGCTTTCACTAGTTCAAATAGTACGGTAGTTCTTAAACATGTGATGTGTAGTTAAACGTGCCTTCCGTAGCCTACGGACCGTAGGTTTTGctgatttttttgctttaaaaatgcTGATGGAATTATTTTTGGAATATCCATATTTCATGTCAATTATTACTAAATTCGGCAAATATTACATTGTAATTGTATGAAATTACTGTGTTTGATTATTGGTTGCTGGCTTAGTGGCTTGCTGTGTTATCAGTTGTTAAGCAACATGCTGTTGTAGTAAAAATAACAGCTCTGCGTAAAATAATGATTCAGTTTTcatcataaattttattccagGTTGGAGCGGAACTTGATTTGAAGTCAGATGAAACTTCCAACCAAAGAAGAATTGCTCGACAAAAACTTGCTGAAAAACTAATTGTCCCTAACACTAGAGGAAGCAAAGAGTTGCAGGATAGGGAAACCCCCCTGCCTGGTGGAGTTTGGGGTGTCGGAGCATCAAGAGacgtaaatttaaaaaaaaaatttaaatagaacaGTGTTCGTAAAATTtatctttgttgttttaaaatagattttttttcttttttttcagcattaaatatttacatgtataatcatttttttatttttaacagaaatcTTCAACACGAATTCACGATTCCCATGTTTCTATTAGTGAGCAAAATACTGACATACCAAATGGTAATTCAGCGTTAAATGAAACTGTACAAACGATACCTGCTGTCTTAGCACCACACGATGTCGCACTTGCGTCACTACAAGAATCAATTACAGGttgttataaaattacaaaaaagaatttattgagtttgttataaaattcataataaataaCAGAATCTCAAACGCTTTTTACTGCCGTTGTTGCTAATAAAATACTTACAAATAAATAGCCCTCGTGTAGAATttaccttttaaaaaacagattttttacaTGTACAGATCCCACAAGAAAACCTGTTCGAACAGATCTGTTGCAAACTCTGCTTTCAACAAACTGTACGATTGATGAAACAAACCAACCACTAGATAGGGAGCAAGAGCAAATAGAGAACCTACCTGGTCACGCATCATCGCACACACCACACACAGTGCATTTcaaactaaacaaagaacaatggAAAAGGTGGagcatgttttaaaactattgttactttgtattttcatagaaataaatgatttgtttGTCACTTAAACTTgctgtatatacatattaacaCAGTCATTAGCATGTCTGCCTTTAACCCATAGGTTACAGATTCAAGACTGGTCGTTGCTACCAGTGTGGAGTGGTGTCCTGGGGCCTGACACCTAACTGCTCCAAGTTCCAACCTATTAGTCTCCCAGGGATTCTTTATAATGTCGGCCTTAATACTAAGACTTTggggtaataagccaactaaatctcaggtcctagAATGTATTACGCTGTAGAATAGCACAACAAATGCATTTCCTTAAGCAATACTtagcttgttttgtttttattttgtgtataaaaaataaaacacatggCTAATAGATTCtatttaaaatgcagttcTACCAAGTTTTTAGCACAGACTTTTTTCTCATATTTTTTCACTATTTCAGTGAAAATATTACCCCCGTGGAAGAAGTGACAACTGGGGTTGTGGTTACCAGGGCAACAAGATCAACTGGGGATTTCCCTCACCCCACAGAGTACCCCGTTCCACGCAGGGAGCTGGCATCGATCGAAAACAAaggtttgttatatttaatgtaacttattgttgcatttcttttaaagtttattattttgcaaaaatgaGGTGTTTGGGCACAATTTCTAGGGAAAGTTAGGTTTCATGAATGAGCTTGTTAGGGGTGCTAACGGTGACATCCACCAACTTTTGGAttaggtgtgacgtcatgtgttATGCAACCTTTCACAGAAGCACCTCCGATACTCCGACCAGGAGTTGTAGAAATTAATGCAAAGAAAGCTTCAGAGCGTGCTCGATGGATGTCACGTCGTGTGTTCGCTGATGCAGAACGTGAGAGAGCTCGAGAGATGCTACGCATGAAAGAACATAAACAACGAGTGAATATGTGAGTCATTGTTTATGTCTAAACTTAGGAAGAATATGCCAACTGTATTGTCTTgcaagacctcacccttacaaaatagaatgtctaaacttttattcaaatttgttGGTGAgaatgtgtatttttttaataatacataGTTCCCAAATGTGtcttacagtttaaatatgttccatATCAAATAtgaaattacatttttgttttgtcaaaaaatatatatatagtatggtggagTGAGATGTTCTCTTTCTCTTGTTCTAAACctgatcagaaaatatgggattttaaTGCTAatgatatcccatcttaccccacattaatatagttttttttactaaagcTTGAAATCGGAGAAAGAACGACAGCGTAAAGAACTTGAAGAAAAGTCTCGTCATCAAGTAGAGGCTGTTGCCGTGGTAACTGAACAATTGAAGAGAGATGAGATAAAGAAAGAGAGTAAGATGAGGAAGAGGAAAGAGAAGGAGGAAAAGAAGCAACAGAAACAACAAAGGTGAGATTTAATTGAAAGTTTATTCGTTCTACAAATGAATCTAAAATTCCTGTGTTCTTTTGGactgttttattcatttagtgTGAAATTTTCCCTTGGTTTAGTATAGAGTCATGTAAAATGGAAGCTATTTTGGACTTCAAACTTGTTTgcaaaataatgtaatattatttgtGTAAAAGTTGAAGTGAAATTTCACCCATGCCCCCTCATGTTACACCTATGATGTCAATTGCCcgatttttaactaatttcaGACTCGTCCTTACACGTGTGCATTTTATTGATCAAACTACTGTTTTCCTAATTAGATTTTCTGCTGCAATTCGTAACCAGCTTAAAGAAAGAgttgaacaaaacaaaatcgaGCTTCCACCACTTTGCATGTGTGGCTTAACATTCTGGGATACCAACCCGAACACTTGCGCCAACAATTGCATGTTTTATAAGAATGATGGAGGTATGGGCGTATTCTTGTTACAAAAcacgttttttttagtttgtggTTGGTTCGGTTTATCTCCAAACTAGTATATAGTTTGAGtattttatgtaatgtttagggcatttaacatgttttttttttcatgcagCGTATGCAAAGGCGCTGCAAGCGGTGTTAGAAGCTGTGGAAAGAAACATCGGCCCCTTCCATAAAGATGCTCTTCAACGGTGCGCTGTCTCACTCCCTCTTGTGACAGATGATTTCGAAGATGCACCACCACTTGAGTCTGCTCGCACGACCGTATCTATTCGGTCGCAATTATCGAATGCTTTTACTTTTGAAAAactatgaaaaatatatagatattGCATACTCAAATGTTAATGTAATCCAATAGCGTGTTTTATAATGGTGCGAAAAATTCACTCAGAAAACAAAAGCCCACCAAACAAAAGCACAATTTGGCGGATGCATTAAACCGGAGTCCAGTCAAGACGCGTAAAAACAGATcgtttaataaataatcacaAAATGCTAGGACATTATTTCATTTGATGCAACCGGCGagtcaatataaatatttgtctATCCTTTATCGGGATTAGCAAACAAttcttttcataaattttaacCAGGtcgaataaaatattgttttggagACAATTTTGTATGTAATGTTTGTAACTgcccggaaaacgacagtcgttatcacacgggtttaacacctcgtgccatcttacgagttaccatgtatgttactttgtgggtgactttTATTAGGGGGGGTTaggtatggctgataactggttactttgtgggtgactttTATTAGGGGGGGTTaggtatggctgataacttgtacaacccattagtgaccactgggttggagcaattgctgttaagtgtcttgctcaaggacacatacgcccacaatggtggcagcggcGAGGCTTGAAGCCATTACTTCTCGGTTTCATgcatgcgcgctaaccactttgccacggcgccggtggTTCAGTTGCTGTCACAAACTAGTTGACACAGGTGCAATTATTGTAAGCGAACAGAAggtaaagtagggtggggttaCAGGATTTTTTAAATCTCTTACGGGTACCCATTTGAGGATGGACGAAACAAACGTTAAAGTATCACTGGACAGTATTCTTACAGTTCAATAAAGTACGCGGCAAAGGCagttaaaattgttgtaaagtaATAATATTCGGTGTTAAACgataatacattttttcaatGGTTTAAAAAGCATATTAATTATAGAGGTTTATTTAGGAGTTTGAATCATTAATCCAGTAtcgtagtttaataaaaaatgggCTGAAATATTTTGCGCAGTTTGGTTTTATCTCATAAAATTGGTTTTAGCTTTGTAAGAAAAactaagttatatatataaagtttacgcCTACGTGGCAAACAGATTAGTAGAGGCTGTTAATTTCAGTAAGTTACCCACCATTTGTACAACACTATTATTATTAAgtcttttatttctttgtccCGTATTGCCCCACTTTTTCAGTTAAATGGTTTTTGTTGCCAAACTCtacagttttatttcattacttTCTACCTTATGGGTAATTCaaatcatatatagtagggtgggggataTGGGACGCTTAAGCATATATTGCCcaatataaaatcaaaatacaatgacggtttttgggtaacaCCAAGAATTAGTAGGCTACATACGTTTATAAATTGACAgcaattcaaaaatatatattaaaacacacgagaaTTTAGTATTTaacgattcgcacaacagaaCTTACCAATTCGAAAACGCACAGGGggcaatttaaattttattttacttttgattAACAAATGAGTTTTttattaggaatacacgtaaataaaataaaataataataaccccCCCTccaaaaatacaagtttaatcGTGCTAATTCGTAATATTACCCCTAaagtcatatagtagggtggggaagatgggacgcttaaaattttgtagttCGAACGATTAagctagtttcatagctttataaaacaaccctaaatatttcgtacagtttgattttgtctcataaactagttttagttttgtgaaaaaaagagatataaacatgaggaaaacaggcaggggtcaatatggctttaatttgagataaaaaacaacaaaaaatatcagcTTAACGTTGTATACACAGCCGGTtgaattcggtaggttaactatcAAGTTGCCGAATACtgttattgtaaatatattgcaaCTGGGAGTGGCATCTTAACCCGCATTGTAGTTCTGTAGgtttttatattgtgtaaTGATATGTTGTAATGATGTGTTCGTATGgtactttactgttttatattttcatgatctttatgttttgcgtgaaccgttgtgtttttaagagtCGATTGCATGCAcagcacagaaataaaaaagaatagaacgcgcatctccaacgtcggcaaaggagagagcatgatacactctctctcttttgcgggtcgttcccgtttactattgtagtcgaTGGATTCGAGGgcgttttatttagtttttcttaattttttgacttgatttaaagttataaggtaaaacaactattttctaatatacaaatatttctaacaaacagTTTGcttgaaggtttttaattaaaattattaaataattaaatttcctaaaaagtggtaaactgtaagcgttaacctaccaaataactaaactggcccaataaacttgaatagctggtgtagtttttgaaataaacaactaaaacttCCTAAAACTACCATGCGCccatcttttacaatggagacgaagggaaatggggGAGTTGgtggtcacgtgaatagaaaaaagaatatgtcacggttttgggcagttgcgcgttctactcttttttatttctgtgatgcACAGTAAGTTTTCACTTCgatgtatatagtactgccGGGTATAGCACACAAAAAGCAAAAGATCTCTAactatcatgatcgtgttttaaaacgtCTGAGCTAGAtacaggcgtgctaaccactgcTGTGCCACGAcgttaaacatattaaatttgttgttcGTCGTGTACAGTGTGATCTTCGTCTGGAAGATTCCTTCACTCGCTGTTTTGATCCCAATAAAGGAAACATAGAGATAGAATAAAGATTATGCACAGGGCGACGACTGCGGCGTTAAATTTCACAGACAGATTAAACAGAAATTGCCAATCCCGCAGTGATGTGTATCCACACTATTCTATAGAAATGTTCAACGGCGTACGTGGCCAAAGACAAACTGCTAAGTACACAGCAGAAAATATATCAAGTCTAACTAAAAGTATACCAAAGAAAAATATGGTTCGCCAACTACTAGAGTCATCAGCCTctgcaaaaaacaaaatatataatagctTAAGATAAAacggtccatgttttcattgtcTTTTACTGTCTCATTCggcaaaaaaaagtaaacaaaaaagatttacatcattatagtagggttgggggagatgggacacctttttattctattttctcgtctcatttggtaataaacaaagaacaattaaaaagttttaaaacggTATCTTcgcgacttccacagaccgttgttaattgtttaaaacacgaccaggatattaagctattatgtgctaaaggcgtcccatcttcccccaccctactatatacaccaGCCTCTCACGACTctagagcgttgttaacttaaaaaaaaacgattagaaaattttgtatattatgtgccaacaaTGTCCATTTTACTCCATAGTTCTACACTCCAGAAGAAACGTGCTCGCTTAGTTGACAATTTCTGCGTAATACACTAAGCAACGAACTGACTGAACCCAGTCTTTCAGGGAAATGAGCAAATCTTTTAATTCATTGTAAGCATCCTCTATTAGATTGTTTTTTCCTTTTCAATGCTTTATAAGCTAGTGAGTGCAGAGGTTGATTACTAAACTCGAAAATGAATAGCAAACTTATTCTCTTGCTGGTTCTCATTGCTTGCTCAGAGCTCATCACTGCAGATGTTCCGTGGAACGGGTATGGAAGACGTCGTGTGCGTCGCCGCCGCAGAGCGTGGGATCAAACGTAAGTTAGAAACAATTAGGTTTTTGTAATGTACCTCAGTATCGCACAGTTATTATTAATCACCCTCGCCTAGTATCTAACTTTTCCTATTCGATAAGTTTTGCATATGCGGTGTCAGTCATTCTATTTAATATGCGTGCCGAGGTTCCATATGGCGAAGCATTTTGGAGCTtgcctatatatattaccCTCACGTTATCGTATATTCGTATTGCTGAAAATGCCATCTGATTCAGTTTCTGTAGGCaataactatatttatattacccTATACCGTTAAACGAAAGTATTTTGGGATAATGACGTATGAACTAGTAtcatttatttctaaaaacatgaacttaagtatgaattttaaatcttaacCTTTCAGGGAAATTGAAGAAGCGGTTCAAGATATCGGTAAGTGATGACGTAACGTAGTCGAATATTGTCATAATCGCCTGCtcataatgttttttatttaatcaaatGGGCGAAATCAACGTCAGGCGAGATAAATGATTTGGTGACATTGATTATAGCGCTTGTattttttggtcctctgcgcTTCTACCATAATGTGgttgtgtccttgagcaagacacttaacggcaatgtCTAAatcgtcagccatacagaaaataaaacacctaGAGACCTATAGAAAGTTgcttatgtggtaactcgtaagcgaacACGTGTTGTTGTAAAATAGACACCCGTTTTGTCCCGCCACGTAAGCTACTTTTATTcgtatgttaaaaaatgtaccGAAGTTTATTGTAATTAGCAAAGTTGTCTTCTACAGATTCTGCCACGATTGCTGAAATCGACGCTCTTATGCAGGCTTAAATAGACACGACGACCGCCAGTTGTTACGTGTTATTGCATggaaaaaaacacacacaataaatatatacacaaaataaatgcATCTGCCTCATTTGTTGTGTTCTACGGGATATCTATAAGCGACttgaaataactcatgttCATATACGGACTGAGGGTTaatgactttattttatattgtcaATAGATGTATGACTTGCTAAAATTTGAAAGTACGGAAAAAAGAATTCACCAGTAAGAAAAGTGtccaacaaatgttttttagcGAGAATTTAGCGAAAACATCTTTCtacatatgacgtcatcaagttaagtgacgtaattgatatttttgacgtcatctgttaaaaaaacttttagttAGGAATAATAAACTAACCAAGAATTAACTTTGCAATAGATTCTTTAGAAATATTTGCCCCAAATCCCAAATTGCACATAAATACAGGGTTTCTAAAGACATCATTCAGaatttgatgacatcattaaaattcaaaatttagttttgtatcattttttccaaaaaacaaGGTCTATTTTTTTAGCTGGCACACACACCTGTGTCGCTAGTTAGCTAATTTAAGGACATATGAACTACtgccatttttttcttatgtacATATCTCATAGTTTTCTTATGTACATAAAACTAAGAAAATTTTGTCGAATAATACTGTAGGcctaaaagtataaatatatagtaagggtgggggaagatgggatattctcgtcccatttggtggtaaacaaaaaaatcaaataattataaatgtgtattctcacgactcccatagatctttgttaattgtttaaaacacgactagaatatttgaatagtaTATGCCAAAGAtttcccgtctcccccaccctactatactactatagtagggtgggcatGCGAAGTAGGTCTGGAACCTTGCCTTGGAACGTTTTTAAGCCGGTAGGTATTTATTAGAGCTCGTATTGTGTTTGTTCTgacctactgcgcatgcgcaatagcgcccggtacaaatatattagtcggaacgaatatatcacgacagCGGCAATCGTGGTTTGAAAGGCGAGAATTGTGGTCCGCGGCAACTACAGTTAGAAGCGCTCAAGAAATCGTGGGTTTAAAAGGTAGAAAAGTAATTAATTTTGAATCCAGTTAAACTCTGTTACTTTAATAACGAAGCTTATAAGAATACTGCTAAAACCAAATACGTTTATTGTGATAAATTGTCCAGCCTGGCAtaatggttagcgcgcctgcctgtaacgtagaggtaatgggttcaaggctcgacgttgctactattgtgggcgtatgtgtgcttgggcaagacacagtttgcgtgtgcgaacgaataaactagtttcatagcttcataaaacaaccttgaatatttcgtacagtttgattttgtcttgAAAACTAGTtctagttttgtaaaaaaacgctaagttataagcatgaagaaaataggcaggggtcaataagactttaatttgagataaaaacaacaaaaaaatatcggtttaacgttatatatatgaagtttacatggcaaagaaactagcacagcctgttaaattcggtaggttaactacaagttgcagaatactgctaatgtaaatatatttcaatttagagtcccatcatCCCCcccattgtagttttgtatgtttttattgccaaacattgaaaggtttgcttttaatttagtaatttatacctctggggttatttaactttaaaatactgatataataaaaagataatattttgaaaatatatttgaaatttggttatttgcacttggtgataatttatgaaaagtggcttgtgccaaaaacagagtagtaatacccaatttgtagcaaaaataaaaactttatgcatttgtaggatacaatatttatccattgatgttcgaacattacccattgtcgttcaaacaataccaattgttatgcaataatataatgtataggtaacatgttaaaaactatagcagtagggcaagaaaaataattttttgacttaattttcaaagcgtacagtattacttcgtgttatttacgtatgttcctatttataaatacacttaataatcaaaattaacaatgattttaaactgtcccatcttattctgtgtgttttcgaatttgtaaaatttcacttgttgcgcggatcgctaaatagctcctcatgtgttttattatatttttattaaattgttgttaattaataaaggaatgatagtactaattcgtggtattacccaaaaaccgtcatctattttgattttggaaatatttggcaatatgtgtttaagtgtcccatcttcccccattgtactatattatatttatgtctgtttaaaaccatattatattttttgtctttgttGGTGGCAATTTGTGTGACCAAACTACGATTCTAAAAAACTTTCGTTTAGCTGATATCCCTCTCTTCATATTTAAAGATGAGATGTattacatttatgttttcatgttacgctatttattcattttatgaAATTGTGAAAGTCTTTGAAGCCACTTCTGCCAGTAGTAATCCATCATGAACTCGTTCATACAAAACACAGAAGCAGTTTGTCCATCATGGTAAATCTTTACCACCAGCCCATGTGTGatctgtataaaaataaataaatgaaatttttgaGCATAGTCAAACCGATTGCAGTTATATAAACCAGCATATTTTTCCAATGGTTTTATACCTTAGCAGTAGAGCTCTGTGACCCTTGTTTATctgcgtggcagggcaaccaGTTATAACGAAGGTTCCGCAT
It includes:
- the LOC100175940 gene encoding chromatin assembly factor 1 subunit A-A isoform X2 — its product is MSPIRHSKRIPLVNLDVIGIRPEPVVPDGVWIEIQPCAAGNEAEHNAYFEEERINATNLALAERLIKFQRITQKRVVRAANLQRRNIDQAQSEKMEEEREVLHRSASAAERSTPKKNRCSYNVNPITIDGSGKITSSAQLSASNTKVGAELDLKSDETSNQRRIARQKLAEKLIVPNTRGSKELQDRETPLPGGVWGVGASRDKSSTRIHDSHVSISEQNTDIPNGNSALNETVQTIPAVLAPHDVALASLQESITDPTRKPVRTDLLQTLLSTNCTIDETNQPLDREQEQIENLPGHASSHTPHTVHFKLNKEQWKSENITPVEEVTTGVVVTRATRSTGDFPHPTEYPVPRRELASIENKEAPPILRPGVVEINAKKASERARWMSRRVFADAERERAREMLRMKEHKQRVNILKSEKERQRKELEEKSRHQVEAVAVVTEQLKRDEIKKESKMRKRKEKEEKKQQKQQRFSAAIRNQLKERVEQNKIELPPLCMCGLTFWDTNPNTCANNCMFYKNDGAYAKALQAVLEAVERNIGPFHKDALQRCAVSLPLVTDDFEDAPPLESARTTVSIRSQLSNAFTFEKL
- the LOC100175940 gene encoding chromatin assembly factor 1 subunit A-B isoform X1, which codes for MSPIRHSKRIPLVNLDVIGIRPEPVVPDGVWIEIQPCAAGNEAEHNAYFEEERINATNLALAERLIKFQRITQKRVVRAANLQRRNIDQAQSEKMEEEREVLHRSASAAERSTPKKNRCSYNVNPITIDGSGKITSSAQLSASNTKVGAELDLKSDETSNQRRIARQKLAEKLIVPNTRGSKELQDRETPLPGGVWGVGASRDKSSTRIHDSHVSISEQNTDIPNGNSALNETVQTIPAVLAPHDVALASLQESITDPTRKPVRTDLLQTLLSTNCTIDETNQPLDREQEQIENLPGHASSHTPHTVHFKLNKEQWKSENITPVEEVTTGVVVTRATRSTGDFPHPTEYPVPRRELASIENKGVTSCVMQPFTEAPPILRPGVVEINAKKASERARWMSRRVFADAERERAREMLRMKEHKQRVNILKSEKERQRKELEEKSRHQVEAVAVVTEQLKRDEIKKESKMRKRKEKEEKKQQKQQRFSAAIRNQLKERVEQNKIELPPLCMCGLTFWDTNPNTCANNCMFYKNDGAYAKALQAVLEAVERNIGPFHKDALQRCAVSLPLVTDDFEDAPPLESARTTVSIRSQLSNAFTFEKL